In Dehalobacter sp., the following proteins share a genomic window:
- a CDS encoding YraN family protein: protein MNKRQLGQRGEDMALEHIKEAGLNIIQRNYRCPKGEIDIIARDGKTIVFIEVRLRSSNCRGSAEESIGLWKIQRLKSIASYYLLEQHYRQWPQIRFDVFAINMAEGVPEFNWIQGAL from the coding sequence TTGAATAAAAGACAGTTGGGGCAGCGGGGCGAAGATATGGCTTTGGAACATATTAAGGAAGCCGGCTTGAACATTATCCAGCGCAATTATCGTTGTCCCAAGGGAGAAATCGACATTATCGCCAGGGATGGGAAAACAATTGTATTTATCGAAGTCAGACTGAGGAGTTCCAATTGCCGGGGATCCGCAGAAGAAAGCATCGGCCTCTGGAAAATCCAAAGGCTTAAAAGTATTGCCTCGTATTATCTTCTGGAACAACACTATCGTCAATGGCCGCAAATCAGGTTTGATGTTTTCGCCATTAACATGGCTGAAGGCGTTCCCGAGTTTAATTGGATCCAAGGGGCACTATAA
- a CDS encoding YifB family Mg chelatase-like AAA ATPase: MFASVSGMSVDNLSAQPVSVEVDIANGLPCLEIVGLAATAVKEARDRVRSALKNSGFDFPLKRITVNLAPADLRKEGSGLDLPIALGILAAMEELNNSVLNRYVFAGELSLEGLLRPIPGVLTMALALKSEPEKQVLIIPPANLAEARLVTEIKSASVISLAELVGILNGEDSFSVIPSPPSAEILEKVSVDWSDIHGQIQAKRGLEIAACGGHNLIMVGPPGSGKTLLARAFAGILPPLTVEESLDVTQLHSLTGIIRGNGQLITQRPFRSPHHTATVAGIIGGGQKIKPGELALANHGVLFLDELPEFSREVLEALRQPLEDRKLTLIRLRGRIEFPTRICVIASMNPCPCGYFGENGRECSCTPLQVSHYRGRVSGPLLDRFDLQLEVPRLSYGELKHGDNRETSEIVRNRVIRTREIQYKRLNESRTNSEMTGRETKVLCQLDSAGESLLQKVFDKNLFSARAHDRILRVARTIADMVGSENIRAEHLAESLQYRALDRANLHEIN; this comes from the coding sequence ATGTTTGCTTCTGTCAGCGGAATGTCTGTCGACAATCTCTCGGCCCAGCCGGTCAGTGTCGAAGTGGATATTGCCAATGGTCTTCCCTGTCTGGAAATTGTAGGCCTTGCGGCCACTGCTGTGAAAGAGGCCAGAGACAGAGTCCGGTCAGCGTTGAAAAACTCAGGTTTCGATTTCCCTTTGAAAAGAATTACAGTTAATCTTGCTCCTGCAGACCTGCGCAAAGAAGGCTCCGGTCTGGATTTGCCGATCGCATTGGGTATATTGGCTGCCATGGAAGAACTGAATAACTCCGTACTGAACCGCTATGTTTTTGCCGGCGAACTTTCCTTGGAAGGTCTTTTGCGTCCGATACCGGGTGTTCTGACCATGGCGCTGGCTTTAAAAAGCGAGCCAGAAAAACAAGTCCTGATTATACCGCCTGCGAATCTGGCCGAAGCGAGGCTTGTAACCGAAATAAAGAGTGCAAGCGTGATCAGCCTTGCTGAGCTAGTGGGGATTTTGAACGGAGAAGACAGTTTTTCCGTAATTCCTTCTCCGCCCTCTGCCGAAATCCTTGAAAAGGTATCTGTGGACTGGTCGGATATCCATGGCCAGATACAGGCCAAACGTGGACTCGAAATTGCCGCCTGCGGCGGGCATAACCTAATTATGGTTGGTCCGCCCGGCTCCGGGAAAACGCTGCTGGCCAGAGCATTTGCCGGGATCCTGCCTCCGCTCACGGTTGAGGAGAGTCTTGATGTGACTCAGCTTCACAGCCTGACTGGTATTATCCGGGGAAATGGACAGCTGATTACGCAAAGGCCTTTCCGCAGCCCTCACCATACGGCTACAGTTGCCGGAATCATCGGCGGGGGACAGAAAATTAAGCCCGGGGAACTCGCCCTGGCCAATCATGGTGTTCTCTTTCTGGATGAACTGCCTGAGTTTTCCCGGGAAGTCCTCGAAGCACTCCGTCAGCCGCTCGAGGATCGGAAACTGACGTTAATCCGTCTGAGAGGCAGAATCGAGTTTCCGACACGCATTTGTGTCATCGCTTCGATGAATCCGTGTCCGTGCGGTTATTTTGGGGAGAATGGCCGGGAATGTTCCTGCACACCCCTGCAGGTTAGCCACTACCGTGGGAGGGTTTCCGGACCCTTACTGGACCGCTTTGATCTTCAGCTTGAAGTGCCCCGTTTGAGCTATGGGGAGTTAAAGCATGGGGACAACCGGGAAACCTCTGAGATTGTCCGCAACCGGGTGATCAGAACCAGAGAAATTCAGTACAAAAGATTGAATGAGAGCAGGACAAACTCAGAAATGACCGGACGCGAAACAAAAGTGCTGTGCCAATTGGACAGCGCCGGTGAATCCCTCCTGCAAAAAGTTTTTGATAAGAACCTCTTCAGTGCCCGGGCCCACGACCGTATCCTGCGGGTAGCCAGAACGATTGCTGATATGGTGGGATCAGAAAATATCCGGGCGGAACATCTGGCCGAATCACTACAGTACAGGGCTTTGGACAGGGCAAATTTGCATGAGATAAATTAA